A window of candidate division KSB1 bacterium genomic DNA:
GCTAAACATCGTCGCGGGGTGCCGCATCCCCAGCTGCACCCACCTAAGAGGACAGGCCCGTAGCTCAAGTGGCTAGAGCACCGGACTCCAAATCCGGCGGTTGGGGGTTCGAGTCCCTCCGGGCCTGCTCTTTTATGCCTTGGCTGTGAACCAGGAGGCTAACCGGGGCGAGGTGGATGATCCGAAGACTCATCAAGTTCCTGCGAGAAGTCCGTCAGGAAATGGAACGGGTAAGCTGGCCCACCAAGGACGAGGTGAAGGAATCCACCATCGTGGTGTTGCTTTTCTCACTTTTCTTTGCGCTCTTCATCTTCGTGGTGGACCAGATCCTTACCGAAGTGGTGCGCATCATCTACTGATTCGAGTCGTGTGGCTATGAACCGGTAGCCCCGGATGCCCGTGGGATGGGAAGGCTACCTGCAAGCTGAGGTGATGGGATTTGACTTCTAAGCCGGACAATGTGAAAGCCGCTGAGGCCACCGCGACGGAGGGCAGGGGCGAAGAGTCTCCGGCTTTCGAGAAGAAGTGGTACGCAGTACACGTCCTCTCCGGGCACGAACAGAAGGTTAAAGCGTACCTGGAGAACGAAATCCGCAATCAGGGCCTCGGG
This region includes:
- the secE gene encoding preprotein translocase subunit SecE; protein product: MIRRLIKFLREVRQEMERVSWPTKDEVKESTIVVLLFSLFFALFIFVVDQILTEVVRIIY